In a genomic window of Nitrospinota bacterium:
- the cimA gene encoding citramalate synthase, producing the protein MRSIKIYDTTLRDGSQSEDVSFTVEDKIRIAHKLDELGVHYIEGGWPGSNPKDMDFFVKIRRATLKNAKVAAFGCTRYPGKSVAEDTNIQHLLKAETEVITIFGKSWDLHVRHALSTDQDENLRMVTESLSYLKKHGQEVLFDAEHFFDGYKSNPDYALKVVKEAESAGADWIVLCDTNGGSLPWEISKIFADVKAQVNVKLGIHCHNDSELAVANSLQAVEAGAEQVQGTVNGYGERCGNANLISIIPNLKLKMGLNCVTDGQMKSLKEVSSFVDELANKAHWNHQPYVGHSAFAHKGGIHVSAIQKNRLTYEHIDPESVGNRQRILISDLSGKSNIIFKAKEFGIDVDGDDPKIRKILKNLKSLENLGYQYEGAEGSFELLMHDALGDKETFFDFVGFRVIVEKRQEDEEPISEATVKIRVNGVLEVTAAEGTGPVDALNKAIQKALVKFYPELEEVNLFDYKVRILDEKKGTRSKIRVLIESGDHHSKWGTVGVSENIIEASWQALIDSIEYKLNTFSKKKTIS; encoded by the coding sequence ATGCGATCGATCAAAATATACGACACCACGTTAAGAGACGGTTCCCAATCGGAAGATGTGTCCTTTACCGTGGAAGATAAAATTCGCATCGCCCACAAGCTGGACGAATTAGGAGTCCACTATATCGAAGGCGGCTGGCCGGGGTCCAATCCGAAGGACATGGACTTCTTTGTCAAGATCCGCCGCGCCACTCTTAAAAATGCCAAAGTGGCGGCGTTTGGATGCACTCGCTATCCGGGAAAATCGGTTGCAGAGGACACCAATATCCAGCATCTCCTCAAGGCCGAGACTGAAGTCATCACCATCTTCGGAAAATCGTGGGACCTGCATGTGCGCCATGCTCTGTCCACGGATCAGGATGAAAATCTGCGCATGGTCACGGAGAGTCTTTCTTATTTAAAAAAGCACGGCCAGGAAGTGTTGTTTGACGCCGAGCATTTTTTCGACGGCTATAAATCCAATCCCGACTACGCCCTGAAGGTGGTCAAGGAAGCCGAATCGGCAGGCGCCGATTGGATTGTCTTGTGCGACACCAACGGCGGCTCCCTGCCCTGGGAGATCAGCAAAATATTCGCGGACGTTAAGGCTCAGGTAAACGTCAAACTGGGAATTCATTGCCATAACGATTCCGAGCTGGCCGTGGCCAATTCCTTGCAAGCCGTGGAAGCCGGAGCGGAACAGGTTCAGGGAACGGTGAACGGCTACGGGGAACGCTGTGGCAATGCCAACCTCATCTCCATCATCCCCAACCTGAAACTGAAAATGGGGTTGAATTGCGTGACCGACGGTCAAATGAAGAGCTTGAAAGAGGTTTCTTCCTTTGTCGATGAACTGGCCAATAAAGCCCACTGGAACCACCAGCCGTATGTCGGCCACAGCGCATTTGCCCATAAGGGCGGCATTCATGTGAGCGCCATTCAGAAAAACCGGCTGACTTACGAACACATCGATCCGGAATCCGTCGGCAACCGCCAGCGAATTTTAATTTCCGACCTGTCGGGAAAAAGCAATATCATTTTCAAGGCAAAGGAATTCGGCATCGACGTTGACGGGGACGACCCAAAAATCAGGAAAATTCTCAAAAACTTGAAGTCTCTGGAGAACCTTGGGTATCAGTACGAAGGTGCTGAAGGGTCCTTCGAGTTATTGATGCACGATGCCCTGGGGGACAAGGAAACTTTCTTTGACTTTGTCGGATTCCGGGTCATCGTCGAAAAACGCCAGGAGGACGAAGAACCAATTTCCGAAGCCACCGTCAAGATCCGCGTCAATGGCGTTTTAGAAGTGACCGCCGCCGAAGGGACAGGCCCGGTCGATGCCCTGAACAAGGCCATCCAGAAAGCACTGGTAAAATTTTACCCGGAACTGGAAGAAGTCAATTTATTCGACTATAAAGTCAGAATCCTCGATGAAAAAAAAGGCACCCGTTCCAAAATCCGCGTGCTGATAGAATCCGGAGATCATCACTCGAAATGGGGCACAGTCGGGGTTTCAGAAAATATCATCGAAGCCAGCTGGCAGGCGCTCATCGACAGCATCGAATACAAGCTCAACACCTTTTCTAAGAAGAAAACAATCTCCTAA